GCCGGACAGTTTGTCGGGACTGTTATAAACCGCGGACTGTAGCAAAAAAGGGGTAAAGCTTCCCCTTTTTTAGTTGGCAGAACGCTTAAAAAGTGTTATTATTAATACGTTTACAAACTGATTATTGAGGTTGTGGAATATATAAATAATTAATGTATATAGTATTGTCAGGATTGTGTGTTTAAAAGGAGATTTAGGTTGAAGGCGAATATTGCACTTGTGTGTGCTTTAGAGGATTTTAATAAGGAAGTGGGCGGCAAGCTTGCCGGAAAATTGGATTTTTATTTTATGGATGTGGAGGATTATCTGCAATTTAATATGATTGACCCTGAAGAAGTTATTGAAAAGTGTGGAGTTGATTATTTAAATGAGCTGCGGGCCAAGACTATAACTGAGGTTGCAGCTTATTATGATACGGTTATTTCGGTGAACCTGGACCTTGCTATGCAGGATGAGCATCTTAAATGTCTTAAAAACAGGTGTTTTATGGTTTATCTGGCGGTGGGGGAAGCGGCTCTTAGAAAACTTGCTACAAAAGAAAAGGATGAAAAAAAGAAGCTGGAAATAGAGACGGGACTACTTGCATTTGGAGCGAGAGATTTGCGTGCAAAAAAGGACTGTGATGTGGTTATTGATGCCGGTAAAATGGATATAAAAAGTATGCTTAAAAAGATTGAAAAAGAAGTGGGAAAAAAGCTAATTGCTGCAAACTGACAAACAAAAACAAAGGAGTAATAAATGGAATTTATTATTATAGGCATTGTTGCAGGTTTGGCGCTTTTAGCATTGGCAATTTTTCTGTTTTTAAGAAATAAAAAGAAGGATGAAAAAAAGCCAAAGGAAGTAGAGGTTAAGGAACAGAATATTGCAGCTCTGGCGGCTTTCGTTCAGGCTCAAAAAGAGCAGCAGGAAGAAGAGCTAAGGTTGAAGGACTTAAAAAAAGCTGAGATGAAAACTAAGCTTGAAACCTTTAAGCAAACCAAGGAACAGCTGAAAGGCAAACTAAGAAATCAGATTGACCAGAAAGAATGGAAACCCCTTGAAGCTATTTTAAAGAGTGCCGACAAGGGCGGAGTGGGAATATACATAATTTATAACGAAACAAAAAACAAATATTATGTAGGTCAAGCCAAACAGCTGCTTAAAAGAGTAAGAGACCACTTTGCGGTTGAAGAGATAGCCAAGGACTTTATGTCGGGTGATAAAATGCAGGTTAAGTTTTTGACAGCAAACGAGCTTGACTCTGATTATAGACTCGACCATATAGAAAAAACGGGTATAGAAATTTTTGATGCAGAAACGAGCGGATATAATAAAACAGCGGGCAACTTATAATGTTTTTAAGTTTTGAAATCAATAGGAGGATATATGGAGAAAAAGTGTGCCGATTTTTTGAGGGTAAACTCGCTTAATATGATTTTAAATGCCCGGTCAGGTCACCCCGGAGTGTGTCTTGGGGCAGCGGATATTATTTTCTCAATTTTTAAAAACGCGCAATTTAATCCCAAAGACCCTTATGACGGCAGAGATCGTATTGTATTTTCGGCGGGACACGCCAGCGCAATTATATATTCAGTGCTTAAGCTTTTTGGATATAACTATAGCTTTGACGACCTGAAAAATTTCAGACAGCTTGGCAGCAAGACCACGGGGCACCCTGAGCGTGATATAAAAGACGGCATTGAAATCACCACCGGCCCACTCGGGCAGGGGGTTGCTAACGCTGTGGGCTTGGCTCTAACCGAGCGGCATTTGGCTTCAAAATATAACAAAGCAGGTCTGGATATATTTAATAACTACACCTATTGTTTTTTAGGTGACGGCTGTCTTATGGAGGGCGTAGCACTTGAAGCGATTTCGCTTGCCGGAAACCTTAGACTTAACAAACTTATTATGTTGTATGACCAAAACAACAAAACTATTGACGGCAAGCTTAACATAACCAACACCGAGGACACTAAAAAGAAGTTTGAAGCATGCGGCTTTTCTGTTTTTGAGTTGCCTCACTTAAGCAAGGTGTCAGATATAGACCGAATGATTTTAGAAGCCAAAAAGAGTGACAAGCCAAGTGTTATTATAATAGAAACATATATCGGTTTTGGTAGTGAACTTGAAGACAATGAAAAATCTCACGGCACGCCGTTTACGGCGGGGCAGGTAGATTTTGTAAAGAGTAGACTTGGTTATAACGAGCCAGATTTTACGTTGCCTAAAGATGTTGAAAAATATGTTGAAAACCTGATGAGACCCAAACTGAAAGAGTATGAGGTCTGGCAGAAAAAACTTGAAAGGTATAAAAAAGAGTATCCCGATGAGTATAAAGCCCTTAACACAAAGGAAGTTGATTTAAGCGGACTTATTGATAAGGAAATAACATCAAAGGCTTATTCGACAAGGGACTTTAGCGGAATTGCGCTTGACAGAATTGACAAAGTTGTGCCCAACTTAATCGGAGGCTGTGCCGATCTTGTGGCCTCTACCAAAGCGCAGATTAAAGCAGGAGGGTTTATTGCGCCCGAAGCTTATGGTAGACAAAACATACATTTTGGCATAAGAGAACACGCCATGGGGGCAGTTTGCAACGGCATATGCGCATATGGCCATATGAATGTGTTTTGTTCTACCTTTTTTGTGTTTGAAAATTATATGACCCCGGCCATTCGTATGGCAGCACTGATGAAACTTCCGGTGATTTATTTGTTTTCTCACGATAGCATAGCAGTGGGTGAGGACGGCCCTACGCATCAGCCAATTGAGCAGATTGCAACGCTTCGTGCTATGCCCAATATGTTTTTGTTTAGGCCATGTAATTTTGAGGAGCTGCTATACGCTTTTGAATTTGCATTGAATGAAAAAAGCCCCGCTGCGATTTTGACCTCCCGTCAGATATTGGAGCTTATAAACAGCAATTATGCTGATGTCAAAAAGGGTGGGTATATAATTTCGCAGGCCCAGAACCCTAAAGTAACCTTGGCTGCCACGGGCAGTGAGGTGGGTCTTGCGCTTAAAATACAAGAAAAATTGAAAGAGATAAAAGTATCCGCTCAAGTTGTAAGTTTGCCTTGCCTTGAAATTTTTGATATGCAAACCGAAGAGTATAAGAAAAAGATACTTTGCGGCAAGGTATTTACACTTGAAGCCGGCAGCGACAACATATGGTATAAATATACTTCGCCGGCTAGAGTGATAAAGCTCAGCGATTTTGGCAAAAGCGGCAGTGCCGAAGATGTGGCACGTGTTATGGGATTTAGTTTAGATGAAGTTTTTGCCAAAATTAAAAATAATCTTTAAATTATAGTTTTTGGTTTATTTTTCTTAGGTTTTATGATATACTATTAAAGTATTCTTTATAAATTGGGAGGATTTTATGAGTAAGAAACTTAGCGGAACGCTGCTTGGTATTTTGACAGGACTTGCGGGCATAGCTCTTTATGTAGTGCTTTATGCTTTTGTGGGGCTTATTCCGGGTATTGCTATGATTTTGGTTGCTTTTGGTTTTTATGGAGTTTATATGAAACTCAATCCGACAGACAATTCGTGGTATCCTGTAATTATAGCAAGTATACTTACAATTGTAGGTGCAGTGTCAGGCATGTTTTTGGGCCTAGTTATAATTGCTGCTCAATATGATGTTATACTTGGCGAGGTTCTCCATGTGCCGGAGGTTCAGAGCGCACTTACCTCCGACTTGATATTCACATTAGTATTTGCGTTTGTGGCTGTGGGGCTGGTGATATTAACAAAAGTTAAAGCCTCAAAAACCGCACAAGGTTCAGCAACGTTTCAGCAGGGGGCGGCTCAGCCTGAAATCGCACAGCCCGAAGTTGCTAAGACTGAGACAAGGTCGCAGCCCGAAGAAGGCGAGGCGTACAGTGCAAGTGCTGAAGCTGCCAAAGAAAAACCGACAAACCAAGATTAAAAAACTTAAATATAAAATAAACTTCCGAGTCTTTTTGTGGATAACCCGACTTGAAAAAGTTGGGTTATTTTTTGTGTGATACCTCCGCAATAAAATCAAAAACCACAGGCACGAAGCCTGTGGTTTTGAGAAGTAAGGAATTATATTTGCCTTACTGAGGTTATTATGTGCTGCATCAAAAATATTATGCAAAAAAATTTTTCCAAAATTTGGGATTATTTTTCCATCCCAAATAGTTTGCAATAAAAAATGTCAGTATTGGGTATTTGGAACGGGGGTTAATCCTGATATTAATTTAGATTTTTAATTAAATTATGGTTAAATACTTGATTGTTTTTAGATTTTTATGTTATACTAAACAACATAGGAGAAAAAATTATCATGGAAAAAACAAAAAATTTAAAAGTAAAATTAGTGGCTTCAATTGTAAGTATAATGGCATGCTTATTAATCGTTGTAGTTTCGGTGTTTGCCGCCGCAACACAAAATGTTACAGTTTCGGACTCAATTACCATAACAACTGCGGGTCAGGCAAGGGTAGATGTAACAGTCTCGGCAAAACATGGGCAGGCTGATGGAGTTTTGCTAGGTGACACAGGTGCAGATTATACCAAAATAGAAGCTGCAGGTTATACCGAATTAGCTCATCTTGCGTATGACAACACTACCGGTAGTGCAACGGGAAGTGGGCTTACTCCGGTATTTTCGCTAGCACATCAGTACACATATTATGCTTATAAAATAGACTTAGTGAATCATGGAACAACAAGTGCGGATTATGCAATTGCTATTAACAATCTTGCATTAGGTAGCCAGCTTGAGTATGTTTATGCAGATGACACTGCAATAGGAACTTCCTCTCTACTTGGAGGAACACTTGCTGCAACAAACGGTACGGCACAAGTATATGTGGTTATAAGACTTAATACTGCGCTTGCTAGTTTGGTAGATGTGGCAACGGACCCATTTACATTGACAGTAAATATATCGTTAGCTTAAAAAGTATAAACCTATAAATCATAAACCACAAATAGGTTTGTGGTTTATTTGTTTAAGAGGTATACAGAGTTAAATTTAGTTGATAAAATGTTGTTGCGTTTAAATTTGTGAGCAACAAAAGGAAGGAGATGGAGACAAAGGTTC
The Christensenellaceae bacterium DNA segment above includes these coding regions:
- a CDS encoding GIY-YIG nuclease family protein, yielding MEFIIIGIVAGLALLALAIFLFLRNKKKDEKKPKEVEVKEQNIAALAAFVQAQKEQQEEELRLKDLKKAEMKTKLETFKQTKEQLKGKLRNQIDQKEWKPLEAILKSADKGGVGIYIIYNETKNKYYVGQAKQLLKRVRDHFAVEEIAKDFMSGDKMQVKFLTANELDSDYRLDHIEKTGIEIFDAETSGYNKTAGNL
- the tkt gene encoding transketolase — encoded protein: MEKKCADFLRVNSLNMILNARSGHPGVCLGAADIIFSIFKNAQFNPKDPYDGRDRIVFSAGHASAIIYSVLKLFGYNYSFDDLKNFRQLGSKTTGHPERDIKDGIEITTGPLGQGVANAVGLALTERHLASKYNKAGLDIFNNYTYCFLGDGCLMEGVALEAISLAGNLRLNKLIMLYDQNNKTIDGKLNITNTEDTKKKFEACGFSVFELPHLSKVSDIDRMILEAKKSDKPSVIIIETYIGFGSELEDNEKSHGTPFTAGQVDFVKSRLGYNEPDFTLPKDVEKYVENLMRPKLKEYEVWQKKLERYKKEYPDEYKALNTKEVDLSGLIDKEITSKAYSTRDFSGIALDRIDKVVPNLIGGCADLVASTKAQIKAGGFIAPEAYGRQNIHFGIREHAMGAVCNGICAYGHMNVFCSTFFVFENYMTPAIRMAALMKLPVIYLFSHDSIAVGEDGPTHQPIEQIATLRAMPNMFLFRPCNFEELLYAFEFALNEKSPAAILTSRQILELINSNYADVKKGGYIISQAQNPKVTLAATGSEVGLALKIQEKLKEIKVSAQVVSLPCLEIFDMQTEEYKKKILCGKVFTLEAGSDNIWYKYTSPARVIKLSDFGKSGSAEDVARVMGFSLDEVFAKIKNNL